One segment of Candidatus Manganitrophus noduliformans DNA contains the following:
- the truA gene encoding tRNA pseudouridine(38-40) synthase TruA, protein MAGNLIKLTLEYDGAHYHGWQIQPRLTTVQGTVENALRRLTGKPVRITGAGRTDAGVHAFGQVAHFAPPVPFDTDTWTRGLNAHLPDDIAVRSSEEVPASFHARFSAKRKTYAYFIYNHPRRSPLHRRTAWHVFQPLDLSKMRKASRLLIGRRDFTSLCAAAGEAEDRIVDLEKIDLRKEGDRIRITFQAPRFLQYMVRNLVGLLVEVGRGRRAASEVPEILEGRDRRLAGPTAPPQGLFLMRIDY, encoded by the coding sequence ATGGCCGGGAACCTCATCAAGCTGACCCTCGAATATGACGGCGCCCACTACCACGGCTGGCAGATTCAGCCCCGCCTTACGACCGTTCAGGGAACCGTTGAAAACGCCCTACGGCGACTGACCGGAAAGCCGGTCCGGATCACCGGCGCCGGACGGACCGATGCCGGGGTCCATGCCTTCGGCCAGGTGGCTCACTTCGCCCCGCCGGTCCCATTCGATACCGACACCTGGACCCGCGGGCTCAATGCCCATCTGCCGGACGACATCGCCGTTCGATCTTCCGAAGAAGTCCCCGCGTCATTCCACGCGCGGTTTTCCGCGAAGCGAAAAACCTACGCCTATTTCATCTACAATCATCCACGCCGTTCTCCCCTTCACCGGCGGACGGCATGGCATGTTTTTCAGCCGTTGGATCTTTCCAAAATGAGGAAAGCAAGCCGCTTGCTGATCGGCCGTCGCGATTTCACATCGCTCTGCGCCGCCGCCGGCGAGGCGGAGGATCGGATCGTCGATCTGGAAAAGATCGATCTCCGGAAAGAAGGGGACCGGATTCGGATCACCTTTCAAGCCCCGCGCTTTCTGCAGTACATGGTCCGGAATTTGGTCGGATTGCTCGTGGAGGTAGGGCGCGGCAGAAGGGCCGCTTCAGAGGTTCCTGAAATTTTGGAGGGACGCGATCGCCGCCTGGCCGGTCCCACCGCCCCGCCGCAGGGACTCTTTTTGATGCGGATCGACTATTGA
- a CDS encoding Stp1/IreP family PP2C-type Ser/Thr phosphatase → MKVIAAGLTDVGRVRRSNEDSFGLFPEHNLYIVADGMGGHAAGEVASKMAVELIKEFFSSTEITEQTEEMKLARAINHANQRIHEAGEKDAALSGMGTTVVTVIARSEEMLIGFVGDSRVYLHQNNKTQQLTQDHSLVNEYVRKGLLTPEAAERHPLKHVISRALGTSPAVEVETVRRTPATGDILLLCSDGLSNKLTLEEISAILTQTRDNLEKTCSALIEKAKEKGGEDNITAILIGYR, encoded by the coding sequence ATGAAGGTGATCGCCGCAGGGTTAACCGATGTGGGTCGCGTCCGTCGATCCAATGAAGACAGTTTCGGACTCTTTCCCGAGCATAACCTCTACATTGTCGCCGACGGAATGGGCGGCCATGCGGCGGGCGAAGTCGCCAGCAAAATGGCGGTCGAGCTGATCAAGGAATTCTTCTCCTCCACGGAAATTACGGAACAGACGGAAGAGATGAAACTGGCCCGGGCCATCAACCACGCAAACCAAAGAATTCACGAGGCGGGCGAAAAAGACGCCGCGCTCAGCGGGATGGGAACCACGGTCGTCACCGTCATCGCCCGGAGTGAGGAGATGCTCATCGGCTTCGTCGGCGACAGCCGGGTCTATCTCCACCAGAACAACAAGACGCAACAACTGACGCAAGATCACTCGTTGGTGAACGAGTATGTCCGAAAGGGCCTCCTCACCCCCGAGGCGGCGGAGCGCCATCCGCTCAAACATGTCATCAGCCGCGCGCTCGGCACCAGCCCCGCCGTGGAGGTGGAAACCGTCCGTCGGACCCCTGCCACCGGAGATATTCTTCTCCTCTGTTCGGACGGCCTCAGCAACAAATTGACCCTTGAAGAAATCAGCGCCATCCTGACCCAAACGCGGGATAATCTCGAAAAGACATGCAGCGCCCTCATTGAGAAAGCGAAAGAAAAAGGGGGCGAAGACAACATCACGGCGATTTTGATCGGCTATCGTTAA
- a CDS encoding GerW family sporulation protein, producing the protein MSIAEDLMKTLLEQLKAIANTDTIIGEAFQAGNVSIIPVSRISMGIGVGGGGQSQQGEGVGGGGGVKVEPIAFLVVKDQSVSLLNVGKGKGLDALYEKVPELIDKVVEKVSQKVGKPEAEERVERPSPGAPGFTPGLQTP; encoded by the coding sequence ATGAGTATCGCAGAAGATTTGATGAAGACGCTTTTAGAGCAGCTCAAGGCGATTGCAAACACCGATACCATCATCGGCGAGGCGTTTCAGGCGGGCAATGTCTCGATTATTCCGGTTTCCCGGATTTCGATGGGAATCGGCGTCGGCGGCGGCGGACAGTCCCAGCAGGGGGAAGGGGTCGGCGGGGGAGGGGGGGTGAAGGTGGAGCCGATCGCGTTCCTCGTCGTCAAGGATCAGAGCGTCTCGTTGCTGAATGTCGGCAAGGGGAAGGGTCTCGATGCCCTTTATGAAAAGGTCCCCGAATTGATCGACAAGGTGGTCGAGAAGGTTTCCCAGAAGGTCGGAAAGCCGGAAGCCGAAGAGCGGGTCGAGAGACCGAGCCCCGGCGCGCCGGGATTCACTCCGGGATTGCAAACCCCATAG
- a CDS encoding sigma-54-dependent transcriptional regulator, with protein sequence MKKILVIDDEISVQESFRNFLKREYALVFASDGEEGVRRFQEAFPDLILLDLIMPRMDGMAALKRIREADEKIPIIMLTATRTIKTAVEAIKAGADDYLTKPFDLEELKWLLAKTLSNRDLEKEVQALRTEVSKRYGYENIVGNSEAIQAVFEKIRHVADTKTTVLLLGESGTGKELVAKALHYNSSRRNHPFMAINCAAIPETLLETELFGHERGAFTDAQSRRIGRFEQADHGTLFLDEVAELSLPCQAKILRALEERKFMRVGGSDLIETDVRVIAATNKDLEEEIRKGRFREDLYYRINVIPIFLPPLRQRKEDIPLLIKHFLDKKSAAEGLPPKSITAEAMEILSGYEWPGNIREIENLIEQMVTLSSSQRIDVDDIPPAIRRKPGRSGSNDLISFRELPLEQAVEQLERQMISHALEQSRHVQTRAAKLLGISRRQLKYKMDALGLGDEKQGSGAGEQGPGKN encoded by the coding sequence ATGAAAAAGATTCTCGTCATCGATGATGAGATCAGCGTTCAGGAATCCTTCCGGAATTTCTTGAAGCGAGAGTACGCCCTTGTTTTCGCCTCCGACGGCGAGGAAGGGGTGCGGCGTTTTCAGGAAGCCTTCCCTGATCTGATTCTCCTCGATCTGATCATGCCGCGCATGGATGGGATGGCGGCGCTCAAGCGAATCCGCGAGGCCGACGAAAAGATCCCGATCATTATGCTCACCGCGACCCGGACGATCAAAACCGCGGTCGAAGCGATCAAGGCCGGCGCCGACGACTATCTGACCAAGCCGTTCGACCTGGAAGAGCTCAAGTGGCTCTTGGCCAAGACCCTCTCCAATCGCGACCTTGAAAAAGAAGTGCAAGCCCTTCGAACGGAAGTCTCCAAGCGGTACGGATATGAAAACATCGTCGGGAACAGCGAGGCGATTCAGGCGGTCTTCGAAAAGATCCGACACGTCGCCGACACCAAGACAACCGTGCTCCTTCTGGGGGAAAGCGGCACCGGAAAAGAGCTGGTCGCCAAGGCCCTTCACTACAACAGCAGCCGACGAAACCATCCGTTCATGGCGATCAATTGCGCCGCCATCCCAGAAACGCTTCTTGAAACCGAGCTCTTCGGCCACGAGCGCGGGGCGTTTACCGACGCACAGTCGCGACGGATCGGACGATTCGAGCAAGCCGATCACGGAACGCTTTTCCTCGACGAAGTCGCAGAGCTTTCGCTCCCCTGCCAAGCCAAAATCCTTCGCGCCTTGGAAGAGCGGAAATTCATGCGGGTCGGGGGATCGGATCTCATCGAAACCGACGTCCGGGTCATCGCGGCAACCAATAAAGATCTGGAAGAAGAAATCCGCAAAGGGCGTTTTCGGGAAGATCTCTATTATCGGATCAATGTCATTCCGATCTTCCTCCCCCCGCTTCGCCAAAGAAAGGAGGATATCCCGCTCCTCATCAAGCACTTCCTCGACAAGAAATCGGCGGCGGAAGGGCTCCCCCCCAAATCGATCACGGCAGAAGCGATGGAAATCCTCTCTGGTTATGAATGGCCGGGAAATATCCGCGAGATCGAAAATCTGATCGAGCAAATGGTCACCCTCTCCTCCTCTCAGCGGATCGATGTAGACGACATCCCTCCCGCGATCCGAAGGAAACCGGGCCGATCCGGTTCGAACGACTTGATCTCTTTTAGAGAGCTGCCGTTGGAACAGGCGGTCGAACAGCTCGAACGGCAGATGATCTCGCACGCCCTTGAACAGAGCCGTCACGTTCAGACGCGGGCGGCGAAGCTCCTCGGCATCTCCCGGCGGCAGTTAAAATACAAAATGGATGCGCTTGGTTTGGGCGATGAGAAGCAGGGGTCCGGGGCCGGGGAACAGGGGCCAGGGAAAAATTAA
- the lgt gene encoding prolipoprotein diacylglyceryl transferase: MKYPDIDPVFIRIGPLAFRWYGLMYALSFIAAIFIIRATAVRRGLKISKEEISDMMLYVAIGVILGGRLGYVLFYNPGFYLENPSKIFAVWEGGMSFHGGLIGVLVAGALFCKRYQYAFYDLADISAPAVPVGLGLGRIGNFINGELWGRPTDVPWCMVFPQADDACRHPSQLYQAALEGPVLFLILWVLSGRKLPRGVVFWSFFLFYGLFRFITEFFREPDPQLGLILGPLSMGQLLSLPMFLLGAVMVAIQFKRGEPPPSPAPVEEIKRDRTAGKKRRQ; the protein is encoded by the coding sequence ATCAAATACCCCGATATTGACCCGGTCTTCATCCGGATCGGTCCGCTCGCTTTCCGATGGTACGGGTTGATGTATGCCCTCTCCTTTATCGCGGCGATCTTCATCATCCGCGCGACGGCGGTCCGGAGGGGGCTTAAGATCTCGAAGGAAGAGATCTCCGATATGATGCTCTACGTCGCGATCGGAGTCATCTTGGGAGGCCGCCTCGGGTATGTCCTCTTCTACAATCCGGGGTTCTACCTTGAAAATCCCTCGAAGATCTTTGCCGTTTGGGAAGGGGGGATGTCGTTTCATGGGGGGCTGATCGGCGTTTTGGTCGCCGGCGCCCTTTTTTGCAAACGGTATCAATACGCCTTCTACGATCTGGCCGATATCTCGGCGCCTGCGGTGCCGGTCGGCCTCGGGTTGGGACGGATCGGGAATTTCATCAACGGCGAGCTCTGGGGCCGGCCGACCGATGTTCCTTGGTGTATGGTCTTCCCTCAGGCGGATGACGCCTGCCGCCATCCCTCCCAGCTCTATCAGGCCGCATTGGAAGGTCCGGTCCTCTTTCTCATCCTCTGGGTCCTCTCCGGCCGAAAACTGCCGCGAGGGGTTGTCTTCTGGTCCTTCTTTCTCTTTTACGGTCTCTTTCGCTTTATCACTGAATTCTTCCGTGAGCCCGACCCGCAATTGGGATTGATCCTCGGCCCCCTCTCGATGGGGCAGCTCCTCAGCCTGCCGATGTTCCTTCTTGGGGCGGTGATGGTTGCGATCCAATTTAAACGGGGAGAGCCTCCGCCGAGCCCCGCTCCGGTAGAGGAAATAAAGCGCGACCGGACGGCCGGAAAGAAGAGACGTCAATAG
- a CDS encoding riboflavin synthase → MFTGIIEEMGVVKTIDRNLQSIRLTLLAKTVLDDLEIGDSVTVNGVCTTATALIESGFTVDLSPETARVTTLGGLKAGDPVNLERAMRIMDRIGGHLVSGHVEGVGVIRDRKQEENAIILTIEAPSDILKYCIKKGSIAVDGVSLTINSLTDRSVTLSIIPHTAKVTTLGLKEIGAPVNLESDLIGKYVERLLGAGGQGPGVRQ, encoded by the coding sequence ATGTTTACCGGTATCATCGAAGAGATGGGGGTGGTCAAAACGATCGATCGGAATCTTCAGTCGATCCGATTGACCCTCTTGGCGAAGACCGTTTTAGATGATCTTGAGATCGGAGACAGCGTGACGGTCAACGGGGTTTGTACGACGGCGACCGCCTTGATTGAAAGCGGGTTCACCGTCGATCTCTCCCCGGAAACGGCGCGGGTGACGACCCTCGGCGGTCTGAAGGCGGGCGATCCGGTCAACCTCGAACGGGCCATGCGGATCATGGACCGGATCGGCGGGCATCTTGTCTCGGGGCATGTCGAAGGGGTGGGGGTGATCCGCGACCGAAAACAGGAAGAGAATGCGATCATTCTGACCATTGAAGCGCCGTCGGACATTTTAAAGTACTGCATCAAAAAGGGATCGATCGCCGTCGACGGGGTGAGCCTGACGATCAACAGCTTGACCGACCGGAGCGTGACCCTTTCGATTATCCCTCATACCGCCAAGGTCACGACATTGGGCCTGAAGGAGATCGGCGCCCCGGTGAATCTGGAAAGCGATCTCATCGGGAAGTATGTGGAGAGACTCTTGGGGGCCGGGGGCCAGGGGCCAGGGGTCAGGCAATAA
- the ribD gene encoding bifunctional diaminohydroxyphosphoribosylaminopyrimidine deaminase/5-amino-6-(5-phosphoribosylamino)uracil reductase RibD codes for MPKTDVDYMKRALRLARKGRGKTSPNPMVGAVIVKNGAVVGEGFHPGPGAPHAEVIALTQAGKRAKGATLYTNLEPCCHTEKRTPPCTDAILKSGLRRVVAAMTDPNPLVSGRGLEQLRKAGVEVTEGVLREAAERLNEVFLKYITTGKPFVILKVAMTLDGRIATAKGSSRWITGEAARLEVHHLRSEVDAVLVGIGTVLADDPMLTARRPGRRNPIRIVIDPDLKIPLKAKLVSSLSEAPTFLITTSSASVEKIRKLEKAGVQVALLPQAKREISFDDIFERLGKAGITSVLIEGGGRVNGMALRSGVVDKVIFYVAPKLLCGDDARSAVAGKAIPSLGEALLLEGVQVQESGGDLRIEGYLKKKERGGRS; via the coding sequence ATGCCGAAAACGGACGTCGATTATATGAAACGCGCGCTTCGCCTCGCCCGGAAGGGACGCGGGAAAACTTCCCCCAATCCGATGGTGGGCGCGGTGATCGTCAAAAATGGCGCCGTCGTCGGCGAAGGATTCCATCCCGGTCCGGGCGCCCCCCACGCCGAGGTGATCGCCCTTACCCAAGCCGGAAAGCGGGCGAAGGGGGCGACCCTCTATACCAATCTCGAGCCCTGTTGCCACACCGAAAAGCGAACCCCTCCTTGCACCGATGCGATTTTAAAAAGCGGCCTCCGCCGGGTGGTCGCCGCCATGACCGATCCGAATCCGCTTGTCTCCGGACGAGGACTGGAGCAACTCCGGAAGGCGGGAGTGGAGGTGACGGAGGGAGTTCTCCGTGAAGCGGCGGAGCGGCTAAACGAGGTCTTCCTCAAATACATCACGACCGGGAAACCGTTTGTGATCCTCAAAGTCGCAATGACCCTCGACGGCCGGATTGCGACGGCGAAGGGATCCTCCCGTTGGATTACTGGAGAGGCGGCGCGATTAGAGGTCCATCACCTCCGTTCCGAGGTCGACGCGGTCCTGGTGGGGATCGGGACCGTTCTGGCCGATGATCCGATGCTGACGGCGCGCCGGCCGGGGAGGAGAAACCCGATTCGGATTGTCATCGATCCCGATCTCAAGATCCCGCTGAAAGCCAAACTGGTCTCCTCCCTTTCAGAGGCGCCGACCTTCCTCATCACGACCTCCTCGGCCTCCGTCGAAAAAATTAGAAAACTGGAGAAGGCGGGGGTCCAGGTGGCCCTTCTTCCTCAGGCAAAGAGGGAAATCTCCTTCGACGATATTTTCGAGCGCCTCGGAAAGGCGGGGATTACCAGCGTGTTGATCGAAGGAGGGGGAAGGGTGAATGGCATGGCGCTTCGATCCGGCGTGGTCGACAAAGTGATCTTTTATGTCGCCCCGAAGCTTCTCTGCGGGGACGATGCGCGAAGCGCCGTCGCCGGAAAGGCGATCCCGAGTCTCGGAGAGGCGCTCCTCCTGGAGGGTGTCCAGGTTCAAGAGAGCGGGGGGGACCTTCGCATTGAGGGTTATCTAAAGAAAAAAGAAAGAGGAGGCCGTTCATGA
- a CDS encoding PHB depolymerase family esterase yields the protein MNPIRIWIFFFILCSACAPSRHVPSAASDDPALLQEELHPLVQQYLASGDPNQSEALLKEIQNKKGVTVEQIEQAIQNGIYPLEPRVGPLHLELEIEGEPADYALYVPESYDPAVAYPLIVCLHGAGFTGDSYLERWQARLGEKTVLACPTMMGGAWWTPGGEALVTAVIDDVRSKYRIDPDRVYLTGMSNGGIGTYLIGMFHADRFAAISPMAAGIPDEIFPFLRNFSSTGIYIVHGAQDEVMPVILSRKISEYLKEQEIPYTYREHDRLHPMAGGHFFPREELPELVAWFDGQHREPYPARVVSIRDSEHLQPFYWTEINQAEGEVASVFGSIFDAEEADRVKQGAFPSLTAEVKENRIDVQTERVEKYTLFFNRALIDFSKPVTVYTNGQKSFEGRLSEGIVPLLKEAKRREDRGALYSASVTINLKTK from the coding sequence ATGAACCCGATTCGAATTTGGATTTTCTTCTTCATCCTCTGCTCCGCATGTGCTCCAAGCCGACACGTTCCCTCCGCTGCTTCAGACGATCCGGCGCTCCTGCAGGAAGAGCTCCATCCTTTGGTCCAACAATACCTCGCTTCGGGAGATCCGAATCAATCGGAGGCCCTGCTCAAAGAGATCCAAAACAAAAAAGGGGTGACCGTAGAACAGATCGAGCAGGCGATTCAAAACGGCATCTATCCGCTGGAGCCGAGGGTCGGGCCGTTGCATCTGGAGCTTGAGATCGAAGGGGAGCCGGCCGATTATGCCCTTTATGTTCCGGAGAGCTACGATCCGGCCGTCGCCTACCCGCTGATCGTCTGTCTGCATGGGGCCGGTTTCACGGGAGACAGCTATCTTGAGCGGTGGCAGGCCCGCCTGGGGGAGAAAACGGTCCTGGCCTGTCCGACGATGATGGGGGGGGCCTGGTGGACCCCGGGAGGGGAGGCGCTGGTGACGGCGGTGATCGACGACGTTCGATCGAAGTACCGCATCGATCCCGATCGGGTTTACCTTACCGGCATGTCGAACGGGGGGATCGGGACTTACCTCATCGGAATGTTCCACGCCGATCGTTTTGCCGCGATCTCCCCGATGGCCGCCGGCATTCCCGACGAGATTTTTCCCTTTCTTCGGAATTTTTCCTCCACCGGGATTTACATCGTCCATGGGGCGCAGGATGAGGTGATGCCGGTGATCCTCTCCCGGAAAATCAGCGAATATCTCAAAGAGCAGGAGATTCCTTATACCTATCGCGAGCACGACCGCCTTCATCCGATGGCGGGAGGCCACTTTTTTCCCAGGGAGGAATTGCCGGAGTTAGTGGCATGGTTCGACGGACAACACCGGGAGCCTTATCCGGCCCGAGTTGTCTCCATCCGAGATTCGGAACACTTACAGCCCTTTTATTGGACCGAGATCAATCAGGCCGAGGGGGAGGTCGCCAGCGTTTTTGGATCGATTTTCGACGCGGAGGAGGCGGATCGGGTGAAGCAGGGGGCTTTCCCTTCTTTGACCGCCGAGGTGAAGGAAAACCGGATTGATGTCCAAACCGAGCGGGTTGAAAAGTACACCCTTTTTTTCAACCGCGCGTTGATTGATTTTTCAAAACCGGTGACGGTGTATACCAACGGCCAAAAAAGCTTCGAGGGACGGCTCTCGGAGGGGATCGTTCCTCTCCTGAAGGAGGCGAAGCGAAGAGAGGACCGAGGAGCGCTTTATTCGGCGTCGGTGACGATTAACTTAAAAACAAAGTGA
- a CDS encoding ribonuclease H-like domain-containing protein, producing the protein MNIVYFDLETKKSAEEVGGWENKHRMGFSFGVTYSTRDDRFRGYEEEDIPALISELRSADRIVGYNILGFDYSVLSPYTDVNLSALPTLDLMTYLHPILGFRPKLDSLAAATLKAGKTADGLKAIRWYREGNFASIALYCKEDVRITRDLHLYGCRNGFIYYTNRSNQAARVSVVW; encoded by the coding sequence ATGAATATCGTCTACTTCGACCTCGAAACGAAAAAGAGCGCGGAAGAGGTGGGAGGATGGGAAAACAAGCACCGGATGGGTTTCTCGTTCGGGGTGACCTATTCGACGCGCGACGATCGGTTCCGAGGATATGAGGAAGAGGATATCCCGGCCTTGATTTCCGAACTGCGCTCGGCCGATCGAATCGTCGGATACAACATTCTCGGTTTCGATTATTCGGTCCTTTCGCCTTATACCGATGTGAACCTTTCGGCGCTTCCCACGCTTGATTTGATGACCTATCTTCATCCGATCCTCGGATTTCGCCCAAAGCTCGACAGCCTGGCCGCGGCGACCCTCAAGGCGGGAAAGACGGCCGACGGTCTCAAGGCGATCCGATGGTACCGCGAAGGGAATTTCGCCAGCATCGCTCTTTACTGTAAAGAGGATGTGCGCATCACGCGCGATCTCCATCTCTACGGCTGCCGGAACGGATTTATTTATTATACGAATCGATCGAACCAGGCCGCGCGCGTCAGCGTCGTCTGGTAG
- a CDS encoding N-acetylmuramoyl-L-alanine amidase: MKRLLHPHRLFFYPMRFIFPILILSVIVAAMPTASPAIAAEDIKEADACRDGLRAAPERKKFRDNWEKCVQKYKETRAFKQNDGQVLFEIARLYQELYLYSDRKSDLQKAREHYQKISQKPSEPSLWNEAQRQINRIEALVGQAPAPKPAGAVLSNIRHWAYPDYTRVVIDLDRPALFRVEKSSPTSLTVRLSDAVLGELFKKNRSIAVKDAPLKQIEAKQKEENTVDVVLTFKQLGSHKVIPLSDPDRVVIDVTNVEKKTVTTRAKGESAEPDVMALLPPPPLFTIKTIMIDPGHGGKDPGAIGVNGLEEKEVVLDVSLRLKKMIEKKLKKKVIMTRDQDVFIPLDERTLMANAQKADLFISVHANASPKRNTQGVEVYFLGRATDDRAIEVAARENATSEKAARDFQEVILNDLERDFNMNASLELAHITEGAFVDHLISKYPTTSLGVKRAPFYVLAHTNMPAILAEISFLTHPAEGKRLRSAAYRQKIAESLFRGIERYLDSAQADS; this comes from the coding sequence ATGAAACGATTGCTCCATCCACATCGACTGTTCTTTTACCCGATGCGTTTTATTTTCCCGATATTGATTCTCTCCGTAATCGTAGCGGCGATGCCGACGGCTTCGCCTGCGATTGCGGCGGAAGACATCAAAGAAGCCGATGCCTGCCGGGACGGCTTGAGAGCGGCCCCCGAGCGGAAAAAATTCCGGGACAATTGGGAGAAGTGCGTTCAAAAGTATAAAGAGACCCGCGCCTTCAAGCAAAACGACGGGCAGGTCCTCTTTGAGATCGCCCGGCTCTACCAGGAGTTGTACCTCTATTCCGATCGGAAGAGCGACCTCCAAAAGGCGAGGGAACACTATCAAAAGATCTCACAGAAACCGTCCGAACCCTCCCTTTGGAACGAGGCGCAGCGGCAGATCAATCGAATCGAAGCGCTGGTCGGACAGGCACCCGCTCCGAAACCGGCGGGAGCCGTCCTTTCCAATATCCGGCATTGGGCCTATCCGGACTATACCCGCGTCGTCATCGATCTCGATCGCCCGGCTCTTTTCAGGGTTGAGAAATCTTCTCCCACCTCGCTGACTGTCCGTCTTTCCGATGCCGTCCTAGGAGAGCTTTTCAAAAAGAACCGGTCGATCGCCGTCAAAGATGCCCCCCTAAAACAGATTGAGGCAAAACAAAAAGAGGAAAATACGGTCGATGTCGTGCTGACCTTTAAGCAGCTCGGCTCCCACAAAGTAATCCCGCTCAGCGATCCCGACCGGGTGGTGATTGATGTCACCAACGTTGAAAAGAAGACGGTGACTACCCGCGCCAAGGGAGAATCCGCCGAGCCCGACGTGATGGCGTTGCTCCCCCCGCCTCCCCTCTTCACGATTAAGACCATCATGATCGACCCCGGACACGGGGGAAAAGATCCGGGCGCCATCGGGGTCAATGGATTGGAGGAGAAAGAGGTCGTCCTCGATGTTTCCCTCCGGCTGAAGAAAATGATTGAGAAGAAACTCAAGAAAAAAGTGATCATGACCCGCGATCAGGATGTCTTCATCCCCCTCGACGAGCGGACCCTCATGGCGAATGCCCAAAAAGCCGATCTCTTCATCTCGGTGCATGCCAACGCGAGCCCGAAGCGGAATACGCAAGGGGTCGAAGTTTATTTCCTCGGCCGGGCCACCGATGATCGGGCGATCGAGGTCGCGGCGCGCGAAAACGCCACCAGTGAAAAAGCGGCCCGCGATTTTCAAGAGGTGATCTTGAACGACCTGGAACGCGATTTTAACATGAACGCGTCGCTGGAGCTGGCCCACATCACCGAGGGGGCCTTCGTCGATCATCTGATCTCGAAATATCCGACCACCTCCCTCGGCGTGAAGCGGGCCCCTTTCTACGTGTTGGCCCATACGAACATGCCGGCCATTCTCGCCGAAATCTCCTTCCTGACCCATCCGGCCGAAGGGAAACGCCTTCGAAGCGCCGCATACCGGCAGAAAATCGCCGAGTCCCTCTTCAGGGGAATCGAGCGATACCTTGATTCCGCCCAAGCCGACTCATAA